A part of Williamwhitmania sp. genomic DNA contains:
- a CDS encoding MFS transporter yields MEKLITTLRDSKKARWTALIIVSLSMFGSYYFNYALSPVKPMLESILGWNSSDFGIYTSSYTWFNVFLFMLIFSGIILDKMGIRFTGIMSTVLMVVGTGLNYWALIHVFPDGAMIFGVKTQVVISAIGFGIFGVGSEAGGITVSKAVVKWFKGKEMALAMGLQMSIARLGTAVALGIALPLATTYSFTSPVLLAFVLMLIALAAFIIYMVMDKRLDASIAQSSNGNEVEEAFEMKDILFIIKNKGFWYIAILCVLFYSAVFPFLFYATDLMINKYHVNPNLAGAIPALLPFGTIFLTPLFGTFYDTKGKGATIMIMGSIILIFVHGILAIPFLNAWWLAAAMVIILGIGFSLVPAAMWPSVPKIIPERQLGTAYAVIFWIQNIGLWAIPLLLGVVLNATNPEVTPNKLVIKDAVANGYQQVLSDKAYGLTGKEITQLAEKASSRTIDSLVQNTIYEAVPTSSVDMGSLKSSIAASTASALSGINKEENKTLFYKDIEIKTSEAIYPIIEKTKLNLRYDYFFDLVIFTSLSILSLLFAFLLKAEDRKKGYGLELPNINR; encoded by the coding sequence ATGGAAAAACTGATAACTACTTTACGCGACTCGAAAAAGGCGAGATGGACCGCGCTGATAATAGTATCGCTATCAATGTTTGGTTCATACTACTTTAACTATGCCCTTTCGCCGGTTAAGCCGATGCTGGAGAGCATTTTGGGTTGGAACAGCTCCGATTTTGGGATATATACCTCCTCCTACACCTGGTTTAACGTATTCCTGTTCATGCTAATCTTTAGCGGCATTATCCTCGATAAAATGGGGATCCGCTTTACCGGCATCATGTCCACTGTGTTAATGGTAGTGGGAACAGGGCTTAACTACTGGGCGCTGATACACGTGTTTCCCGATGGCGCCATGATTTTTGGAGTAAAAACGCAGGTGGTAATCTCCGCTATCGGATTTGGAATCTTTGGCGTAGGGTCAGAGGCAGGAGGAATTACCGTATCGAAGGCCGTTGTAAAGTGGTTTAAGGGCAAGGAGATGGCGTTGGCTATGGGCCTACAGATGTCCATTGCCCGTTTGGGAACTGCAGTTGCGCTTGGCATTGCCTTGCCGCTGGCAACAACCTACTCCTTCACATCTCCTGTTCTGTTGGCTTTTGTCCTCATGCTTATTGCGCTGGCCGCCTTCATCATCTACATGGTTATGGATAAGAGGCTGGATGCCTCCATCGCCCAAAGCAGCAATGGCAACGAGGTTGAGGAGGCCTTTGAGATGAAGGACATTCTCTTCATCATAAAGAACAAGGGCTTCTGGTATATCGCCATCCTCTGCGTGCTGTTCTACTCGGCCGTGTTCCCGTTTTTGTTCTACGCAACCGACTTGATGATCAACAAGTACCACGTCAACCCCAACCTGGCAGGTGCCATCCCCGCCCTGCTTCCGTTTGGCACCATCTTCCTCACGCCTCTGTTTGGGACATTTTACGACACCAAAGGGAAGGGTGCCACCATCATGATTATGGGATCCATCATCTTAATTTTTGTGCATGGCATACTGGCAATTCCTTTCCTAAACGCCTGGTGGCTGGCAGCGGCCATGGTAATCATCCTTGGAATAGGTTTTTCGTTGGTTCCGGCCGCCATGTGGCCCTCCGTTCCCAAGATTATTCCCGAAAGGCAGCTGGGTACAGCCTATGCAGTAATTTTCTGGATTCAGAATATTGGCCTGTGGGCCATTCCGTTGCTGCTGGGCGTAGTGCTCAATGCAACCAATCCGGAGGTAACCCCCAACAAGCTGGTTATAAAGGATGCCGTTGCGAATGGCTACCAGCAGGTGCTATCCGATAAGGCTTACGGTCTTACCGGTAAGGAAATTACGCAGCTCGCCGAAAAGGCCAGCAGCCGAACCATCGACTCGCTGGTACAGAATACCATATACGAGGCAGTTCCAACCTCATCGGTTGACATGGGAAGCCTAAAAAGTAGCATTGCAGCAAGCACCGCAAGTGCGCTATCGGGTATTAATAAGGAGGAAAACAAGACCCTGTTTTACAAGGATATTGAGATTAAAACCTCAGAAGCAATCTATCCTATCATAGAGAAGACAAAGTTGAACCTTCGGTACGATTACTTCTTCGATTTGGTAATTTTTACCTCGCTGAGCATACTCTCCCTGCTGTTTGCCTTCCTGCTTAAGGCAGAAGATAGAAAGAAGGGTTATGGTCTGGAGCTACCCAATATTAACAGATAG